In the Oscillospiraceae bacterium genome, one interval contains:
- a CDS encoding BlaI/MecI/CopY family transcriptional regulator produces MTDYRLAEAESRFTDLIWEHAPIHSPKLAELAAEAMKWKKTTTYTVLKKLCGKGIFKNE; encoded by the coding sequence ATGACTGATTATCGATTGGCGGAAGCGGAATCGCGTTTCACCGACCTAATATGGGAACATGCGCCGATTCACTCCCCAAAACTCGCGGAGCTTGCGGCGGAGGCGATGAAGTGGAAAAAAACCACCACGTACACCGTGCTGAAAAAGCTCTGCGGCAAGGGCATTTTCAAGAACGAGTA
- a CDS encoding VanW family protein — protein sequence MANQVTLPKRTGGARLAAKMARRSSRAGLIAALAAGFVLLAVVASLTYALAFYDNIYPNVYVGGQALGGKSQTEAARLLDRRMQDAYAHRELALTVEEQPLTLSSEQVGLRFQAEASARRAHDYGRTGGIFTRVRTVVASLFWREDLPLSEEFYIDRTAVEATVSRVAQLADITPMDSDWTMSQDAVTITVGTPGRRIDQTALTELICGRFIAGDFSPANARAEPAPPLPVDLAALYEEVHVEAQDARLASSDPKDIKVLDAVAGVSFDLAAARTLLADAAPGTQVRLPLIRTQPSIDAATLEARLFADELATFTTYLNAGNTPRVTNIRLAASMINGSILMPGDEFSYNKTVGQRTTDRGFKQAGAYVQGKLVDEVGGGICQMSTTMYVAAVRANLKITERTNHSMTVDYVPVGHDATVNWGTLDLRFQNDRNYPIKILAEQSGSSVKVTIMGTKVDDHTVSLDQKFLSTRPFTSQTTVNPALAPGARKVTVTGHTGYTVETYRVIQDANGRESSRTLEAKSVYNKVDQVIEVGPDAAATASDNPTPPADEPTGTTTPSTPNTPPPDTSAGTPNPSGTPDNPGTGLPSNPADPPTTSDDTDSPTAPTEPGADRLVTPPNDLPVVSDPWAAYPY from the coding sequence ATGGCAAATCAAGTGACACTGCCGAAGAGAACGGGAGGCGCCCGTCTGGCCGCAAAGATGGCCCGCCGGAGCAGCCGCGCCGGGCTGATAGCCGCGCTGGCGGCCGGGTTTGTCCTGCTGGCCGTCGTCGCCTCGCTGACCTACGCTCTCGCCTTTTACGACAACATCTACCCCAATGTGTACGTCGGCGGGCAGGCCCTGGGAGGGAAGTCCCAGACGGAAGCCGCCCGACTGCTGGATCGGCGGATGCAGGACGCCTACGCGCACCGAGAACTGGCGCTGACCGTCGAGGAACAGCCGCTTACGCTGTCGAGCGAACAGGTGGGGCTTCGGTTTCAGGCCGAGGCATCGGCCCGCCGTGCCCATGACTACGGTCGGACCGGGGGAATCTTCACCCGGGTACGCACCGTCGTCGCTTCGCTCTTTTGGCGGGAAGATCTCCCCCTCAGCGAAGAGTTTTACATAGACCGGACAGCGGTGGAGGCCACCGTTTCTCGGGTTGCACAACTGGCTGATATCACACCGATGGACAGTGACTGGACTATGTCGCAGGACGCCGTCACGATCACGGTGGGCACGCCCGGCCGCCGGATCGACCAAACGGCGCTGACTGAACTCATCTGCGGACGCTTTATCGCCGGCGATTTCTCGCCGGCCAATGCGCGCGCGGAGCCCGCCCCCCCCCTGCCCGTGGACCTCGCCGCGCTGTACGAGGAAGTCCATGTCGAGGCGCAAGACGCCCGGCTCGCTTCCAGCGACCCGAAAGACATCAAAGTACTGGACGCCGTGGCGGGCGTCTCCTTTGATCTGGCCGCCGCGCGGACGCTGCTGGCGGACGCCGCGCCGGGCACGCAGGTGCGCCTCCCGCTCATCCGCACACAGCCGTCGATAGACGCCGCCACATTGGAGGCCCGTCTGTTCGCCGACGAGCTGGCCACCTTCACCACCTATCTGAACGCGGGCAACACACCGCGCGTGACCAACATTCGACTGGCCGCCTCGATGATCAACGGCAGTATCCTGATGCCGGGCGATGAGTTCTCCTACAACAAAACCGTGGGGCAGCGGACGACCGACCGCGGCTTCAAGCAGGCCGGCGCCTATGTGCAGGGTAAGCTGGTGGACGAGGTGGGCGGCGGGATCTGTCAGATGTCCACCACGATGTACGTTGCGGCGGTCCGGGCCAACCTGAAGATCACGGAACGGACGAACCACTCCATGACGGTGGACTATGTGCCGGTGGGGCACGACGCCACCGTCAATTGGGGCACGTTGGACCTTCGCTTCCAAAATGACAGGAACTACCCCATCAAGATACTGGCCGAACAGAGCGGCAGCTCCGTTAAAGTGACGATCATGGGAACCAAAGTCGACGATCATACAGTGTCTCTGGACCAAAAATTTCTTTCCACCCGGCCCTTCACGTCCCAAACGACGGTCAATCCGGCCCTCGCGCCGGGCGCCCGCAAGGTGACCGTGACCGGCCACACCGGCTACACGGTGGAGACGTATCGGGTGATCCAGGACGCGAACGGCCGGGAAAGCAGCCGCACACTGGAGGCGAAGAGCGTTTACAACAAGGTCGATCAGGTCATTGAGGTGGGCCCGGATGCTGCCGCGACGGCGTCGGACAACCCCACCCCGCCGGCCGACGAGCCGACCGGCACGACCACGCCTAGTACCCCAAACACGCCACCGCCGGACACTTCGGCCGGCACGCCGAATCCATCGGGCACCCCGGACAACCCCGGTACCGGTCTGCCAAGCAACCCGGCCGACCCTCCGACCACATCGGACGACACCGATTCTCCCACGGCACCGACGGAACCCGGCGCGGACAGACTGGTGACGCCGCCAAACGACTTGCCCGTCGTCTCCGACCCCTGGGCCGCCTACCCGTACTGA